The following nucleotide sequence is from Cicer arietinum cultivar CDC Frontier isolate Library 1 chromosome 2, Cicar.CDCFrontier_v2.0, whole genome shotgun sequence.
ATGGTTGCAGCATTAGAATTGTTGAACTTTTTGTACTTTCTTATGTGTTCCAAATGGTATAAATATAGAGAAACTAGCAGCACTAGCATTGGTAATGCATGAAAATATAATGATAGGTAGTGTATGAAGTTGTGCTCTTTTTAATTGGCCTAAAAGGAATAATATTGTTGTATGGATTGATTAGTATCCTTTTATTGTAATTGCAATATTCTTATAATATAACAAAAGGGTGGAATctagaacaaaaaataaataaaataagagagtGGAAGGGGTATCAATTCATGTTTAGTGTGGAATTCTATTTGCATTTTTGAACGCGGGGCGGAGCTTTACAGAAACACGGGGCCCCGGccatccaaaaaaaaaattataaaaaaaaatgattaaaatgtcctgattaaaactaaaaaattacaaacaatATCTACTCCtaattcaattttctctttctttctctttcttcttctctcttcCAGCCTTCCTCCCTCCCTCTTCCAGAATCAGATTCACGACAAACGCGCGGCCGCCTCTGCCTGACTGCCTCTGCGGCGGTGGCCGTTCGTCCCTCTCTGTTCGCCGCGTTGCTGCTTTGTTCAAAAGGTTCTTATTTtgttagtgctgatttttgttagttagttttgatttggagtttcaattagacgttagtgttgatttttgtttagagtttttgtgttgcatataaggtgtttgattttatgtttatataaagtgtttgagtctttttttttgttgcacataaggtgtttgattttatgttcatataaagtgtttgagtttttttgttgcatataaggtgtttgagttttgttgcatttttatttgagtttttttgtccatataaagtgtttgagtttttttgttgcatgtaagatgttttatgtttcttaaatggattgatttagataagtttgtgagaatgaagaaaagtaaaagaattgattgatttagataAGTGTTTTATGTTGCATATAAGGTTCAGATATTTTAATGTCGGCCACCCCAAGCTTATTAGTCAAGCTCCGCCACTGAATGGGAGCATATTGCAACGACGGCGTTTCGTTGCCTCTGCGTTACGACGTCGTTTCTTCTCGTGAGAAACACATTCATGACAACCTCCATGGCAACATCTTCATCGATTCTGtaacttttctttttctttttcaattttttgttgaatttaatAGCTTCAAAGAAACTCTACACTATGTGACAATGGcgttattcatttatttttattttttttaattttatgattttttgtgtgtgtgttttcAGCTGAGTTTGAAGTTCATTGACACAGAACAGTTTCAGAGGCAAGATTGAAACTATTTGTTATTTCCAAAATCTCGATATTTTCTGAAttggatatttatttatttatttatttttttgttttatatattgcAGGCTTCGTGAGTTGAAACAACTTGGTGAGTTGATATATTCTTGCACTAttcattgttttaaattatattttttatcattgtgATTTGCATAATGAAACTAGTCATCTTTTTGGTTGTTTTTGTATATGAATGAATTGTTCTTGAAATGGTGGAGATAGCTCTGAATTCTTCATGATTggatatttttgtattttatgtgGGAGCTTAGGTTATAGTAGTCATAATTTGTGTTTTGTTGCCTttttatttgaagatattgTAATGGTTGAAATCAGGTTGTTATATATAATGGAATGAATAACAGGCAATCAAGTATTACACTGTAGAATGCgttattatgttttaaatttgttcatTTCAATTCTTTAGAGACAATAATTAGTGTATTGAGACTTAAGTGAATCGACTATTATCATGGAACTCATTACCATCTCCTGTATATATTTATGTGTCATAATATCCTACACTTCTTCTGAGCCATGTACGCCTAATGAGTTTTACTTGCAGAAAATGAGTTACaagcatttttattttgtgtaaaACAGGTTTTACAGTTTATTAGAGTGGTATGTTTTTATATAGCTTTCAATTCTTCATTTGTGTTAGTTTTATGGGGAAGATTTCATATTGAAACGACACTAAGTTAAAGAGTATAACTTTGCAATTTCGTAAAGCTGTGTTTGCTTTATAACAAGTTTAGTGTTACGCGAATTCGGCCACCTGATGTAAAATTGTGTAAGTTACGCGAATTATTATTACATGATGCAAACTTTGGCCATGTGTGtaaaaagaagaataaaagATATTTCTGAATTCTGATTTTTCACTACTATGTTACAGTGATGAAAACACACATAGTTGAGTATTATGGAACCTTAAATGGAATAGTATTTGCATTTATGCCATTATGCAACCAACACAAAGAGGTCGCCAGTTTGATTCCCCGATAAGTAATGACAATAATTAATCTATTTATAACTATACGCGAAAATGTTGCATCTTTGATGCAATATAGTAATATATCAAGGATCTTATGAAATACCTATCACAGATTCACTGATATACCTTTAGTGCATGCATGACTTGATAtaacttttttgaattttcagTTGTATGATCTCTCCAATAGATGAATTTGTTTTATGTTTCAGGTTTGACACACTTGGTTTACCCAGGCGCTGTTCATTCCAGATTTGAACATTCTCTTGGAGTGTACTGGATTGCTGGCCAATCTGTTGAAAAGCTTAATAGATatcaagtaattttttttttttttaattttataatttgccCTTTTAAAGGtcagtgttgttaaatagcgACTATAGCGTagtagaatttgaacaaattgctatTTGGTACAAAATGTTAAATAGCAACTGTAGCGGCTTACCAAGCAAAATAGCAACTATAGTGCTGCTATAGCATTGTTGTGGAAACGAATACGAACAATttgttattttctatgatcTGCAATTGACAACACTATAGAAGGTATAATAGTCTTTTTGTTGAAAGTATCATCCATGCCTGTGATCTTTCAGGGAAGTGAGCTTGGTattgataaatttgatattcAAACGGTGAAACTTGctggtatataatttttttttcaaaactggtCGTGATTTTATTTCcattaaaagtttttatttattcctGACATAGTCATCATTCTTGTTAGGACTTATGCATGATGTGGGACACGGGCCATTCAGTCACTTGTTTGAACGCGAGTTTCTTCCCCAAGTTATGAGCGGTTCTGATTGGTACTATTGTCATTtgaattcatttcatttttctttgtAATGTTATAGAAATAAGTTTTCTTGTGTTTCTAAGTCCtgtgtaaaaaattattactatgTTTTATATGGTTATTCGTAAAACTTTGTGGTCATTATGATTATACACACCATACATACAATGTGTAATGTTGTGTAATGTTTTGTACTTCGTAGGTCGCATGAACAAATGTCTGTCAATATGGTTGATCATATAGTTGAGGAACACCGTATTGATATTGATCCTCAGATGTTAAAAAGAGTCAAGGTAATGCTACTACTTTCAATTGTCTTTTACCTGTTTTATATCAAGTATATTGAGTTACTGAATAGTAGACTTTTAATTTGGCAGGAGATGATATTGGCGAGCTCCGAATTTGCTCTTCCTAGggtaagattttttattttttgtatttaaattatttattcccAAAATATTTGTTGATGTCCGATAGGATTGATGAGTTTTGTTTATTCTTATTGTCAGTATTTAGTTCAAACATCTCTTTTTTTCTgcttttaatataatttgttttccttttgtttGTTATTTAGAGCTCAAGTGAGAAGAGTTTCCTGTATGATATTGTTGCAAATGGACGAAATGGAATCGATGTTGACAAGTAAGTAAGCACATAAAATTTAACAGTTGAATCTggtttacaatttttttccatTCATCTAAGTAATGCTTTGTGGAAACTACTGATTTGCAGATTTGACTATATTGCTCGTGACTGTCGAGCTTGTGGTGTTGGATGCAACTTTGAATTTCAGAGGTTTCatgaattattttcaaaataactttttcttAGCAATAAATTAGAAGTATATAATATACCCAAGGGATATATGTCTCTTCAATATCATAAATTGTGGTGTCCTTGCAGGTTATTGGAGACCATGCGGGTTTTAGATGACGAGATTTGTTATCGTGCAAAGGATTGTTAGTGTTATGtctcacattttttttaatgctgATTCAATTGCATGTTTCTAAGTTGCGTTTGGCTTTGTCATTTTCTAGATCTTACCATCCACAAGTTGTTTGCAACTCGTGCTGATCTGTATAGAACAGTTTATACACATCCAAAAGTAAAGGTACAAAGTTGTTACCCCttgctttttattttatccTTTCCTGTCTCTTTAACATCCATAAACTTCCACTTTTTGATTTTAATCAGTGTTTCCAAATAACAGCTATATTGGCTTTGTAGTGCTACAGTGTAGCGGAATTTTAGCAAACCACTACTATTCCACGATATGCGATTTAGTACCAAGTAGTGTCAAATAGTGGCTATAGCAGCATTATAGCATTGTAACGTAGTATAATTTGAACAAACATCTGTTTTCTTTGACAACACtggttttaattatttctaaccTCATCTTGATGTTTCCAGGCAATAGAGCTTATGGTGGTTGATGCACTTGTGCAAGCAAATGATTATTTGCAGATTTCATCTAGCATTCAAGATCCTGGTGAATATTGGAAGGTTATTATTTTGAGAGCTtctttcaaataaaaatgt
It contains:
- the LOC101503673 gene encoding uncharacterized protein isoform X2 translates to MGAYCNDGVSLPLRYDVVSSREKHIHDNLHGNIFIDSLSLKFIDTEQFQRLRELKQLGLTHLVYPGAVHSRFEHSLGVYWIAGQSVEKLNRYQGSELGIDKFDIQTVKLAGLMHDVGHGPFSHLFEREFLPQVMSGSDWSHEQMSVNMVDHIVEEHRIDIDPQMLKRVKEMILASSEFALPRSSSEKSFLYDIVANGRNGIDVDKFDYIARDCRACGVGCNFEFQRLLETMRVLDDEICYRAKDYLTIHKLFATRADLYRTVYTHPKVKAIELMVVDALVQANDYLQISSSIQDPGEYWKLDDSIIKTIEISHASELKEARELILRIRRRNLYQFCNEYAVPRDIMDNFKKVTPKDIVCSQKNGGVMLKEEDVAVCNTKIDLTRGKDNPLESIHFFKDYESSEKFTIPDERISHLLPAFCQDMIVRVYSKKPELVEKISEAFENYQLKTYGIKAQVHSTPEKKKRRYNSCI
- the LOC101503673 gene encoding uncharacterized protein isoform X1 — protein: MGAYCNDGVSLPLRYDVVSSREKHIHDNLHGNIFIDSLSLKFIDTEQFQRLRELKQLGLTHLVYPGAVHSRFEHSLGVYWIAGQSVEKLNRYQGSELGIDKFDIQTVKLAGLMHDVGHGPFSHLFEREFLPQVMSGSDWSHEQMSVNMVDHIVEEHRIDIDPQMLKRVKEMILASSEFALPRSSSEKSFLYDIVANGRNGIDVDKFDYIARDCRACGVGCNFEFQRLLETMRVLDDEICYRAKDYLTIHKLFATRADLYRTVYTHPKVKAIELMVVDALVQANDYLQISSSIQDPGEYWKLDDSIIKTIEISHASELKEARELILRIRRRNLYQFCNEYAVPRDIMDNFKKVTPKDIVCSQKNGGVMLKEEDVAVCNTKIDLTRGKDNPLESSIHFFKDYESSEKFTIPDERISHLLPAFCQDMIVRVYSKKPELVEKISEAFENYQLKTYGIKAQVHSTPEKKKRRYNSCI